One region of Alphaproteobacteria bacterium genomic DNA includes:
- a CDS encoding GTP-binding protein, with protein MSKEKFERTKPHCNVGTIGHVDHGKTTLTAAITKVMSEASGGDAIA; from the coding sequence ATGTCGAAAGAGAAGTTTGAGAGAACGAAGCCGCATTGCAACGTTGGCACGATTGGTCATGTTGATCATGGCAAGACGACGCTGACGGCAGCGATTACGAAGGTGATGTCGGAGGCCTCTGGGGGTGACGCGATTGCGTT